The Culex quinquefasciatus strain JHB chromosome 2, VPISU_Cqui_1.0_pri_paternal, whole genome shotgun sequence genome contains the following window.
GAGGTGAAGAGAAGCAGCTAGCGTTCGAAGAGTTTCCCCACATCGGAATGTCTAAAACCTACTGTGTCAACTACCAGGTTCCGGACTCGGCATGTACCGCTACCGCATACCTGACTGGCGTGAAGGGAAATTACGAGACGATCGGGGTTAATGCGAAGGTTCCAAGCTATGACTGTGAAGCGGAGTTGGACGAGAAGACACATACGCACTCGATCGCCAAGTGGGCGATGGATGCGGGGAAGGATACTGGATTGGTGACTACGACACGGGTGACGCACGCTTCACCGGCGGGTGTTTATGCGCATACGGCGAACCGAGATCGGGAGAATGACAACGAGGTATCGAAGGATGGGTGTGACCCACTGGTCGTCAAGGACGTTGCTCAACAGTTGGTGCATGGAGAAACTGGGAAGCGGTTGAAGGTCGTTATGGGCGGTGGACGGAGAGAATTCTTGAGTTCTACGCTGGATCCGGAGACCGGTAAGAAAGGCAAGAGGAAGGATAAGCGCGATCTGATTCAGGAGTGGTTGGATCAGGAGATTCAGGGTGAGAACCGTACGTACGTGTGGAAAAAGGATGACTTGCTTCAGGTTGATCCACAGCGCACGAATAGACTGTTGGGACTGTTTGAACCGACTCACTGTGCGTATAATCTCGATCGAGTTCACAAGGATCTCGATCAGGAACCTACGCTGGCGGAGATGGTTGACAAAGCTACGGACATTTTGAGCAAGAGCGAGAATGGATTCTTCCTGTTTGTGGAAGGAGGTAGAATTGATCACGGTCATCACGACAACTTTGCAAAGTACGCGCTGGATGAAGCGGTACAGTTCTCGGAAGCGATCGCGTTGGCCAGAAGCAAGTTTAGCGAAAAGGACACTCTGATTGTTGTTACGTCGGATCATTCGCACAGCGTCAGCTTCTCCGGTTACGCTGGACGAGGTGGTGATATCTTCGGATCTGGTGGCAAGGGATCTGACAACCTACCTTACATGACGATCAGTTATGCCAACGGTCTGGGATTCTACGATCACATTGATCCCGTGGAGAAGAAACGCACAGATATCAACAAGATGGATATGACAGCGGATGACTTCCGGTTTCCGGCGACTCTACCAGTGGAGTCTGAAACTCACGGTGGTGAAGACGTTGGAGTGTACGCTTCGGGTCCATGGTCACATCTGTTTACCGGAACCTACGAGCAGAACACAATCCCTCACCTCATGGCATATGCTGCGTGCATTGGTGACGGCTTGAAGGCATGTACGTGACATGTGTAACAAATCTCAAACAGACAATCGCATATTTTTAAGAGAAATAAAACAAAGGTCAAGTCCAACAAAGTACCGCGCTTATTTACTTATCAAAGCACTGTCCCTGCTATCGCAAGCAACCTAATCCCCGAACAGGTAGTATCGAAGTACCGGCTATCAATCGACGGTGAACGTCTTATCAGTAAGCAGTGTTAATAAAAAGCCCAATAACATCGGTCGGGCACGTAAAGAGCTTAGTGAACAGCCACTCGGTAAACATGAAGCTCTCGGTAGCTGCGCTGATATTTACGGCACTCGCGGTCGGTGCCCTGGCTGAACCACTCGATGGAGGTACTTAAAGTTATTAGGAGAATCGTCTACAGAATCTTAAACGGATATCAATACTTACAGCGGTGTATTCAGATGACGATCGGCACCATCCGAGCTTCCCGGAGGAACCAATCAAACCGCACGCTCGGAATGCCCAGCAGGAGCAAACCATCGCGTATTGGAGGGACAACGCGAAACGGACCGTCGAGTCGATTGTCAACCGTAAGCAGAACAAAAACGTCGCGAAGAATGTGATCATGTTCTTGGGCGATGGCATGTCCATCTCGACGGTGGCCATGGCTCGAGTGTACGCCGGTGGTGAGGAAAAGTCCCTGTCGTTCGAAGAGTTCCCGTACATCGGCATGTCCAAGACGTACTGCGTAGACTATCAGGTTCCGGACTCGGCGTGTACCGCTACGGCTTACCTGACCGGAGTGAAGGGTAACTACGAGACGATCGGGGTGAACGCCAAGGTCCCCAGCTATGATTGCAAGGCGGAGCTGGACAAGAGTACGCACACGCACTCGATCGCCAAGTGGGCGATGGATGCGGGGAAGGATGCCGGATTGGTGACTACGACACGGGTGACGCACGCCTCTCCAGCGGGAGTGTACGCGCATACAGCGAACCGGGACTGGGAAAATGACTACATGATTGCCGAGGAAGGATGTGATCCGAATGAGCTGGATGATATTGCGGAACAGTTGGTGCACGGAGAAACCGGCAAACGGTTGAAGGTGATTATGGGTGGAGGTCGTCGAGAGTTCCTGGATACCAACATCATGGATGAGGAGTACAACAGCCGCGGGTACCGAAGTGATGGAAAGAACTTGATCCAGGATTGGTTGGATCTTGCGGGATCAAGTGAAAACCGTACATATGTGTGGAAGAAGTCCGACCTGATGGCGGTTGATCCGAAGAAGACGGACAGATTGTTGGGACTGTTTGAGCCCGGTCACTGCGCGTACAACCTTGACCGATTCCGGGACAACATGATGGAGGAACCAACGCTGGCGGAGATGGTCGACAAGGCGACCGATGTGTTGAGTCAAAGCGAGAAAGGATTCTTCCTGTTTGTTGAGGGAGGTCGCATCGATCACGGTCATCACGACACCTGGGCCAGGTTGGCGCTGGACGAAACGGTCGAGTTCGCAAAGGCGATCGAGCTCGCTCGGAAGAAGTTCAGCGAGGAGGACACGCTGATCGTGGTCACGTCCGATCACTCGCACAGTGTCAGCTACTCGGGTTACGCGGTAAGCTCTACATGAATTGTACCCAAATCTGAAATGAATCAATCAACTTTTCCCCCAAACAGTCCCGCGGAAACGACATCTTCGGCACCGGTGGAACCGGCTCCGACGGAATCCCGTACATGACGATTAGCTACGCCAACGGGCCGGGATTTGCGACGCACGTTGACGCCGTGAACAAGGCTCGCGTTGATCCGCGCAAGCTGGACACCTCGCCGAACGATTTCCGCTTCCCGGCTACCCTTCCCGTTGGTTCGGAGACCCACGGCGGAGAGGACGTCGCGGTGTACGCTTCCGGACCGTGGGCCCACCTGTTCACCGGGACGTACGAGCAGAACACGATTCCGCACATGATGGCGTACGCAGCGTGTGTCGGTGATGGGCTGAAAGCGTGCTAGAGCTTTAGTGATTAATCTCGATTTTAGAATAAAGTATTGATTGTTGTAGGTAAATTTACTTGCGGGCGTTGAGTTGGTCGTAATCACCGAGTCGTAAAACATTCGGCTTATCTTGGCGTCGGCGTCGAATAGCCCCCCAATATGTAGCGTCTAGGCTTGCGCGCATGATTGATTGGAGGATTATTTGTAATGGACCGTAAAAATAGAATTCCCAGGTTATGAAAGACACTGCGACATGGTAATCAACGGACCGTGACAATTGAGTGCTCCGCTGGGAATGTCCACTTCATTTACGGCGATTTCTGTTCGGTGATTGATCGGTTCAGGGTTCGAGGTAgttcgattttgtttttgctttatcAGTTTCCTGCTTTTACAAAGTAGTTGCTAACAATAATATCGAAAGAGTCGTATGATCAAACAAAAGCTGTTGTGAAGAGAACTTGCTGATGGTTTCACTTCCTGTACCACAGTATCATCTGTAGGAAAAGGAAACAAAATGAACATAATATGGCTTCTGAACACCGGAGGTAGTTCTTAAACAACAATCAGGAATCAAGGAGTTATTCTTAGCTCAACTGGACATCTAGTAGAACAAAAACTCTTCTGACGGTAATCTCTCCAATGAATCACATCGACTGGATTATGTTATTAATATCGGCATAATTGAGATTTCATCATTTTGTGCGCCAATAAAGGTACCTTGGCACAAAAAAAGAGAGTGATGGTGAAGGAATGGCTTGGACAGCCGGTCTTGGCAGaatctgttttgccttcctcactgaggtaaggctataatcctgctctaaaaatgaactttgtaaaaaaacgtcgtagacccaccttcatgtatacatatcgactcagaatcgaaaactgaacaaatgtctgtgtgtatgtgtgtgtgtatgtattagcccgggtaaaaaaaaataaagttgctcaaatcTTTAGGTTAGGTTTTGGCTTTCGGTCTGTTTGGGGAATCAAAACACTTGTATGTTCTCTTCATCCGACGTTTCGACCCGTTTTGGGCCTTTTTCAAGGAATCTAGGGGTAGATTTATTGGGTAAggcacaaaaacataaaaaatgtacactTATGCTAGGCTTACCGAAATGGGAGTGTTTGTCGTTAGGGGATGCTCCGTCAAGCACAGAACTGTCTGGTAGCGGGGTAATCTGTAGtttcagaaaacaaataaatatttctaaatctacaaatatttttttttttctctccgtgcACTCACGTTTCAGCGAAACTGGCCGCTATCCGGTATTCGCTCGTCATACGGGTTCGTTTCAACACGAAACGCGAGAATTTTTGGGGCACGGATAAATTCGACACACTTTCTACCATTGGCGCGCAAACTATGGCAATAAAACTCATtctagtgtgtgagtgtgttaagGTGTTGGCATTATGTGTTAGTGTGTGTGTTGTCCCTactgttattgtttttatttattttgttttggtttttcttcCTTGTGTATATGTTCTTAATCTCGTTCAAAATCCCGGCATATACAGCATGCAGATTATCCGTGTCTGTCCGCTTGTTGACAGTATGTTGTGTGTTTTAATGTGGCAACTCTCCAGGATCGGTAGATTGGCCCCTTCATTGACCGATCTACAATTCGTACGGAGTCGATCCCGAACGAGTGGTCCATAGCTGCTACGTGACTCGTCAACGCCGACTTCTCTTTTGCCCAGCTGATCTCTGCGTCTGTGTTTGTGTATCCCTTCGCTTTCAGTTCTTGTAGTTGTTTTACATTTGATTTGTGTCCAGACATTCTTGTTTTCAGTTTTGTTGTTGTAATCCCAATATAGCAGGCATCACAATCGTTGCATGGTATAGCGTACACAACGTTGGATTGTTCTTGTATTGGTGTTTTGTCTTTCACCAGTGGTAGGAGGAAGCtactgtttttgtgtttttgatggcTATTTGTATGTTTGGGTATTCCTTGTGAagtgttttgttattttctggGTGAGACCATAAATATTGGTGAGCGAGTAGAATATTGGTGTGTTATTCGTACTTGCGTCCATAGCTGTATCGTTCTCACTATTGTCTATCACTGTGTTGTTGTTTACCTCCTCAAACAGCTGATTTTGTGGTGTTCTGGAAATGACGCGGTTTATTAACGACTTTGGGTAGTCGTTGATCAGCAGGTGCTTGCGGATGATGTTTGCAGCGGTGTTGTGATCCAAGTTTGTTGACAACATCTTTACCCGCTTTGCGAAATTGAACGCGACGTTCAACTTGTGGTGTGGGGGGTGGTGCGAGTGGTAGTTGAGGAACCTTCCCGACGCACCACCCCCCACACCACAAGTTGAACGTCGCGTTCAATTTCGCAAAGCGGGTAAAGATGTTGTCAACAAACTTGGATCACAACACCGCTGCAAACATCATCCGCAAGCACCTGCTGATCAACGACTACCCAAAGTCGTTAATAAACCGCGTCATTTCCAGAACACCACAAAATCAGCTGTTTGAGGAGGTAAACAACAACACAGTGATAGACAATAGTGAGAACGATACAGCTATGGACGCAAGTACGAATAACACACCAATATTCTACTCGCTCACCAATATTTATGGTCTCACccagaaaataacaaaacactTCACAAGGAATACCCAAACATACAAATAgccatcaaaaacacaaaaacagtaGCTTCCTCCTACCACTGGTGAAAGACAAAACACCAATACAAGAACAATCCAACGTTGTGTACGCTATACCATGCAACGATTGTGATGCCTGCTATATTGGGATTACAACAACAAAACTGAAAACAAGAATGTCTGGACACAAATCAAATGTAAAACAACTACAAGAACTGAAAGCGAAGGGATACACAAACACAGACGCAGAGATCAGCTGGGCAAAAGAGAAGTCGGCGTTGACGAGTCACGTAGCAGCTATGGACCACTCGTTCGGGATCGACTCCGTACGAATTGTAGATCGGTCAATGAAGGGGCCAATCTACCGATCCTGGAGAGTTGCCACATTAAAAACACACAACATACTGTCAACAAGCGGACAGACACGGATAATCTGCATGCTGCATATGCCGGGATTTTGAACGAGATTAAGAACATATACACAAGgaagaaaaaccaaaacaaaataaataaaaacaataacagtAGGGACAACACACACACTAACACATAATGCCAACACcttaacacactcacacactagaATGAGTTTTATTGCCATAGTTTGCGCGCCAATGGTAGAAAGTGTGTCGAATTTATCCGTGCCCCAAAAATTCTCGCGTTTCGTGTTGAAACGAACCCGTATGACGAGCGAATACCGGATAGCGGCCAGTTTCGCTGAAACGTGAGTgcacggagagaaaaaaaaaaatatttgtagatttagaaatatttatttgttttctgaaaCTACAGATTACCCGCTACCAGACAGTTCTGTGCTTGACGGAGCATCCCTAACGACAAACACTCCCATTTCGGTAAGCCTAGCATAagtgtacattttttatgtttttgtgccTTACCCAATAAATCTACCCCTAGATTCCTTGAAAAAGGCCCAAAACGGGTCGAAACGTCGGATGAAGAGAACATACAAGTGTTTTGATTCCCCAAACAGACCGAAAGccaaaacctaacctaaaaatttATTGATACGGTCGAATAAACAGCaggttgctcaaatcaaaaattatatgagattgcccgaaagagtactcaaaatggaggctcaggccaaaatttcagcccatttggttgaaaactggcttgccttgagcaggaacaagtttaaatgggaattaacccgtaaaactggagcatttaggtaaattgctctgtacaagtcagccgttaacaaatgacgacttttgcataccatgggATCCTAGGGAATGGTCTGGGGAACAATTCCtccgaagggtgcaagacgatccgaggtccctggtcttgccttgaaacggattcattccggcgtcgcagaaattctcatggtcccagctaaatgtatagggaaaaatcaaagcacactaagaagACTGTCTCGATCAGAGAACGCCACATGGCAATCAACCACCACGTGGCaggaaaataacttcaaattcggcttcaaaattacatttagcGTTGTTAAGGTGTTTTTGATCAAATATCTCGTTGAGTAAAGTGTCCTAGGAATAACAAAACCACTTTAAAGGCAAAAATTAATGATACCTTCCTGCCACGTGGTGGTTGATTGCCATGTGGCGTTCTCTGATCGAGACAGTcttcttagtgtgctttgattttcCCTATACATTTagctgggaccatgagaatttctgcgacgccggaatgaatccgtttcaaggcaagaccagggacctcggatcgtcttgcacccttgGGAGGAATTGTTCCCCAGACCATTCCCTAGGAAcccatggtatgcaaaagtcgtcatttgttaacggctgacttgtacagagcaatttacctaaatgctccagttttacgggttaattcccatttaaacttgttcctgctcaaggcaagccagttttcaaccaaatgggctgaaattttggcctgagcctccattttgagtactctttcgggcaatctcatataatttttgatttgagcaactttaatttttttgacccgggctagtatgtatgtatgtgaccaacaaactagctcatgtttctcggcactggctgaaccgatttgacccgaacctgttgcattcgacttggtttagggtcccatagatcgagttttatacagattgaagtttcgataagtatttcaaaagttatgtataaaaatgtgttttcacatatatccggatctcacttaaatgtatgtaaactatgtccggatccatcatccgacccatcgttggttaggttatcaagagacctttccaacgagtccaacacattgaagatctggcaaccctgtctcgagatatggccccttaagtgatattggtgtactttttggaagccgaatctcacttaaatgtatgtaaactatgtccggatcgaacatccgacccatcgttggttaggcaactgaaagacctttccaaagagtccaaaacattgaagatctggcaaccctttctcgaggtatggccacttaagtgatattggtgtactttttggaagccgaatctcactt
Protein-coding sequences here:
- the LOC6032296 gene encoding membrane-bound alkaline phosphatase gives rise to the protein MQLLAVVTVWLVVSCAAAGPVDDVLQYDPYHPSIPEVESPKARSTLAQQEQTIEYWRDNAKRAVEKILNLKENKNIAKNIILFLGDGMSISTVAMARVYAGGEEKQLAFEEFPHIGMSKTYCVNYQVPDSACTATAYLTGVKGNYETIGVNAKVPSYDCEAELDEKTHTHSIAKWAMDAGKDTGLVTTTRVTHASPAGVYAHTANRDRENDNEVSKDGCDPLVVKDVAQQLVHGETGKRLKVVMGGGRREFLSSTLDPETGKKGKRKDKRDLIQEWLDQEIQGENRTYVWKKDDLLQVDPQRTNRLLGLFEPTHCAYNLDRVHKDLDQEPTLAEMVDKATDILSKSENGFFLFVEGGRIDHGHHDNFAKYALDEAVQFSEAIALARSKFSEKDTLIVVTSDHSHSVSFSGYAGRGGDIFGSGGKGSDNLPYMTISYANGLGFYDHIDPVEKKRTDINKMDMTADDFRFPATLPVESETHGGEDVGVYASGPWSHLFTGTYEQNTIPHLMAYAACIGDGLKACT
- the LOC6032295 gene encoding membrane-bound alkaline phosphatase — protein: MKLSVAALIFTALAVGALAEPLDGAVYSDDDRHHPSFPEEPIKPHARNAQQEQTIAYWRDNAKRTVESIVNRKQNKNVAKNVIMFLGDGMSISTVAMARVYAGGEEKSLSFEEFPYIGMSKTYCVDYQVPDSACTATAYLTGVKGNYETIGVNAKVPSYDCKAELDKSTHTHSIAKWAMDAGKDAGLVTTTRVTHASPAGVYAHTANRDWENDYMIAEEGCDPNELDDIAEQLVHGETGKRLKVIMGGGRREFLDTNIMDEEYNSRGYRSDGKNLIQDWLDLAGSSENRTYVWKKSDLMAVDPKKTDRLLGLFEPGHCAYNLDRFRDNMMEEPTLAEMVDKATDVLSQSEKGFFLFVEGGRIDHGHHDTWARLALDETVEFAKAIELARKKFSEEDTLIVVTSDHSHSVSYSGYASRGNDIFGTGGTGSDGIPYMTISYANGPGFATHVDAVNKARVDPRKLDTSPNDFRFPATLPVGSETHGGEDVAVYASGPWAHLFTGTYEQNTIPHMMAYAACVGDGLKAC